Proteins found in one Triticum urartu cultivar G1812 chromosome 4, Tu2.1, whole genome shotgun sequence genomic segment:
- the LOC125554891 gene encoding protein FAR1-RELATED SEQUENCE 5-like, producing MSWYSQGVQDDICHKVASCESKTAAGISRDGNVTPSARSSSDKMDPADILAAVQELEEEGDYHGDEYGEDNGTSSLNMDEPAEENYMSLDESYSGNRHDDDVDDMDIDDSFAESALRMDEDGDFVRNIVDDESDKSHVDASHDDSSSKGDVDGPSGKDEHVGDDLFNFYIGFDEYQQESLDMHWKVMRKTFRSLGEAYIFYNQYAYERGFSVRKDSLKYSKGRERTKRLRKYLCARAGKRQAKLCTIEGRTRRLRGDTRCFCEAHITLKLDKERNVWHVSSFSDDHHHILARPDEVTFLRSHNQIKEYEKVEILTMACAGIRKHMIYDNVVSRHGSYAKAGFGRKKLYNMFYRKKMKLLAQGDVDTAIGIMMTRRERDPDFFEHTVDDEGRLKNLFWCDSQSRRDYVDYGDVIVFNMTYMMNRYGMPFIRFVSLNNHRCTMVFGCALVSDETEDTYV from the exons CAACGTCACGCCGTCAGCGCGTTCGTCATCGGACAAAATGGATCCAGCTGACATCCTCGCCGCCGTGCAAGAG TTAGAGGAGGAGGGCGATTATCATGGTGATGAGTACGGCGAGGACAATGGAACCTCGTCACTGAATATGGATGAACCTGCTGAGGAGAACTACATGAGTTTGGATGAATCTTATAGTGGCAAT CGAcatgatgatgatgttgatgatatGGATATAGATGATTCATTTGCTGAAAGTGCACTCCGG ATGGACGAGGACGGGGACTTTGTGAGGAACATTGTGGACGATGAAAGTGACAAATCGCACGTTGATGCATCTCATGATGACAGCTCCAGCAAA GGAGATGTAGATGGTCCAAGCGGGAAGGATGAGCATGTTGGTGATGATCTGTTTAATTTTTACATCGGATTTGATGAATATCAACAAGAATCATTGGACATGCATTGGAAGGTCATGAGGAAGACGTTCAGGTCACTAGGAGAGGCTTACATTTTCTATAACCAGTATGCTTACGAGCGTGGTTTCAGCGTAAGAAAGGACTCGCTGAAATATTCGAAAGGTCGTGAGAGAACTAAGCGCTTGAGAAAGTATCTGTGTGCGAGAGCTGGGAAACGACAGGCAAAACTTTGTACAATCGAAGGCAGGACCCGCAGGCTCAGAGGGGACACTCGTTGCTTCTGCGAAGCGCATATAACTTTGAAACTTGATAAAGAGCGTAACGTTTGGCATGTCAGCAGTTTCAGTGATGATCACCATCACATTCTAGCTAGACCGGATGAAGTCACGTTTCTTCGGTCTCATAATCAGATAAAAGAATATGAGAAAGTTGAGATATTAACTATGGCATGTGCTGGAATCAGGAAACATATGATATATGATAATGTCGTCAGTAGGCACGGGTCATATGCAAAGGCTGGTTTTGGGAGGAAGAAGCTTTATAACATGTTTTATAGGAAAAAAATGAAGTTGCTTGCACAAGGTGATGTAGACACTGCCATTGGGATCATGATGACCAGAAGAGAGAGGGATCCAGATTTCTTTGAGCACACCGTCGATGATGAAGGAAGGCTGAAAAACCTATTTTGGTGTGATTCTCAATCACGTCGAGACTATGTTGACTACGGTGATGTGATTGTCTTCAACATGACATACATGATGAATAGATATGGCATGCCATTTATACGTTTTGTCAGTCTGAACAACCACCGTTGCACCATGGTATTCGGTTGTGCTCTTGTGTCTGACGAGACGGAAGATACATATGTCTAG